Within the Streptomyces sp. YIM 121038 genome, the region GAGCGCGAGCGCGTCCATGCCCCGCTCGGCGGCGCGCTCGGCGAGCCGCTCCGGGTGCGAGGCCCCGTACCGCAGGGAGAACCCGGAGGCGGTGTGCAGATGCGTGAACCCGGGCACACGCACCTCCTGAACCTTCCGCTTCCTGTCCCCCGCCTCCACCATAGACCACGTTCGAATATTAGTTCGACCGCACGCGCGGAGCACCCCCTTCAGCCATTCGGCCCCGCCCCGCCTGCGCCCCCCGCGGGCGCCTCGGAGCGTGGGGGCATGACCTTCGCCGACGAGTTGAAGAGCGCCGTCACACCGCGAGCAGCCCTGCTGGTCATCGGCGTCCTGGCCCTGCAGCTGCTGTTCATCACCTCCTACGTGGGGGCGCTGCACCACCCGAAGCCGACGGACGTGCCCTTCGGAGTCGTCGCGCCGGGCCCCGCGGCCGAGCAGACCAAGGAGCAGCTGGCCCGGCTCCCCGGGGATCCGCTCGACCCGCGCGTGCTCAAGGACGAGGCCGCGGCCCGGAAGCAGATCGTGGACCGGAAGATCGACGGAGCCCTGGTCGTCGATCCCCGGGGCACGAACGACACCCTCCTGGTCGCCTCCGGCGGCGGCAAGGCGCTCGCCAACGCCCTGGAGACGATCAGCACCGGGGTCGCGGGCGCCGAGAAGCGCACCGTGAAGACCGTGGACGTGGCCCCGGCGTCGGCCCAGGACTTCAACGGCCTGTCGTCCTTCTACCTGGTCGTCGGCTGGTGCGTCGGCGGCTATCTGTGCGCGTCGATCATGTCGATCAGCGCGGGCTCCCGGCCCGCGACCCCGCAGCGCGCGGCGATCAGGCTCGGCGCCATGGCCCTGCTCTCGATCGCGGGCGGCATCGGCGGCGCGGTCATCGTCGGCCCGATCCTGGGCGCCCTGCCCGGCTCGGTCCTGGCCCTGTGGGGCCTCGGCTCGCTGCTCACCTTCGCGGTCGGCGCGATCACCCTCGCCCTGGAGGCGCTCACCGGCATCGTCGGCATCGGCCTCGCGGTGCTGCTCATCGTGGTCGCGGGCAACCCGAGCGCGGGCGGCGCCTTCCCGCTGCCGATGCTGCCCCCGTTCTGGGAGGCGATCGGGCCCGCGCTGCCCCCGGGCGCGGGCACCTGGGTCGCCCGCTCGATCGCGTACTTCAAGGGCAACGCGACCACGGGCCCGCTGCTCGTCCTGTCGGCGTGGGCGGTGGCGGGGACGGCCGTCACCTTGGCGACGGCGAAGCTCAGGCGCCGGGCCGAAAGCCCGTCAAGGGGGCCCCGCCCTGCTCCTTAAGAGCTTGGGGGAGTTTGAGGACGAGGCGCGAAGCGCCAACAAAGGGGGAAAGGGGCGAAGCCCCACATACACCCCACTGTCACACCCACCTGCAACCCTGAAAAGCATGATCCGCACACTCGCCGTCGAAAACTACCGCTCGCTCCGCAAACTGATCGTCCCTCTGGACCGGCTGAACGTGATCACGGGGGCGAACGGCACGGGAAAGTCCAGCCTGTACCGGGCCCTGCGGCTGCTCGCGGACTCCGGCCAGGGAGGCGCCGTGGCCGCCCTGGCCCACGAGGGCGGCCTCCCCTCCGCCGTCTGGGCGGGTGACAAGAAGCAGGAGCCCGCGGGCCTGAAGCTCGGCTTCGCCGGGGACGAGTTCGGCTACGCCGTGGACTTCGGCGTCCCCCAGTCGAGCGGAGCGCAGCCCGGCGGCGCCCCGTCCATGTTCGCCCTCGACCCGGAGATCAAGCGGGAGTGCACCTGGGCGGGCCCGGTGCTGCGCACCGCCGCGCTGCTCTGCGACCGCGCGGGCCCCGCCGTGCGCACCCGCACCGCCGACGGCGGCTGGCACCGCTCGCAGGGCATCCGCCCGTACGACAGCATGCTGAGCGAGTTCGCGGACCCCCAGCTCGCGCCGGACCTGCTCAGGCTGCGCGAGCTGATCCGCTCCTGGCGGTTCTACGACCACGTCCGCACGGACGCCGGGGCGCCCGCCCGCGCGGCCCGCGTCGGCACCCGCACCCCGGTGCTCGCCCACGACGGCGCCGACCTCGCGGCCGCGCTCCAGACCATCCGCGAGACCGGTGACGACGAGGCCCTGGACGCCGCCGTGGACGCCGCGTTCCCGGGCAGCCGGGTGCGGATCGCCGACAACGGTGGGCGGTTCGAGATCCAGCTCCACCAGCGCGGACTCCGGCGCCCCCTCGGCCCGGCCGAGCTGTCCGACGGCACCCTGCGCTATCTGCTGTGGACGGCCGCGCTCCTGACGCCCCGGCCGCCCGCGCTGCTGGTCCTGAACGAGCCGGAGACCAGCCTCCACCCCGACCTCCTGCGCCCCCTCGCGGACCTGATCCTGACGGCCGCCGAGGACACCCAGGTCGTCCTGGTCACCCACGCCCAGGACCTCGCGGACGCGATCGCCGAGGGCGCGCGCCGCCACCGCACGGACGTCAACTCCATGGAGCTGGTGAAGGAGCGGGGCGAGACCCAGGTGGCGGGCCGCGCCAGCATGCTGGACGAGCCCCTCTGGTACTGGCCCAAGCGCTGACCCCGTGCGCACCCCGCCCGCAGACGCGTTCGAGGTGCGCCCTCCGGCCAATCCCGTCCCCTCCGCGGGGCGCACGGCGCGGCACAGACCACCCATTCGCAGCCATGCGCCCCGCTTTGCGGCGATCGGGAGATTCCACCCCAATGCCCACTCCCCGCCGGTCGCAGGGGGTATCGGACGTCCCGGCGCGCCCGTCGGAGCACATCACTTCACGCCACTACCCTCAGTTCTCAACCAACGACTGAAAGTAAGCGTCCGATGTGCTTTCAGTGACGCCCTGAGCAAGACTCGCTTCCGGTTCCGTTCGTTATCCGGGAAATCAAGCAAGGGAGTGTTCGAAATGCGGTACATCACTGGGGGGATCGCGCTGGGCGCCGCCCTCGCGCTCGGCGGTCTGTCCACGGCGGCCATGGCGGGCTCCGCGCCCGAGCCCGCCCGGGCCCAGGGTTACGCGCCCTCCGAGCTGGTGCTCACCATCGGCTACGGCGAGAAGGCCGAGACCGCGGACATCCAGCGTGCCGTGACGCTCGGCTGTTCCTCCGGCGGCGTCGGCAGCCACCCCGACGCGGCCGCCGCGTGCGACCAGCTGCGCTCGGTGGGCGGCAAGTTCGACGTCATCACCAAGAAGTCGTCGTCGCGCTCCTGCACCAAGGAGTGGAACCCGATCGTCGTCACCGCCCAGGGCGTGTGGGAGGGCCGCCGGGTCTCGTACGCGCACACCTTCGCCAACCCCTGCGCCCTGAAGATCGGCCAGGGGCAGGTCTTCTCCTTCTGAGACCTGCTGAGGCCTTCTGAGACCGCGCGACCCGCC harbors:
- a CDS encoding subtilase-type protease inhibitor; amino-acid sequence: MRYITGGIALGAALALGGLSTAAMAGSAPEPARAQGYAPSELVLTIGYGEKAETADIQRAVTLGCSSGGVGSHPDAAAACDQLRSVGGKFDVITKKSSSRSCTKEWNPIVVTAQGVWEGRRVSYAHTFANPCALKIGQGQVFSF
- a CDS encoding AAA family ATPase, translating into MIRTLAVENYRSLRKLIVPLDRLNVITGANGTGKSSLYRALRLLADSGQGGAVAALAHEGGLPSAVWAGDKKQEPAGLKLGFAGDEFGYAVDFGVPQSSGAQPGGAPSMFALDPEIKRECTWAGPVLRTAALLCDRAGPAVRTRTADGGWHRSQGIRPYDSMLSEFADPQLAPDLLRLRELIRSWRFYDHVRTDAGAPARAARVGTRTPVLAHDGADLAAALQTIRETGDDEALDAAVDAAFPGSRVRIADNGGRFEIQLHQRGLRRPLGPAELSDGTLRYLLWTAALLTPRPPALLVLNEPETSLHPDLLRPLADLILTAAEDTQVVLVTHAQDLADAIAEGARRHRTDVNSMELVKERGETQVAGRASMLDEPLWYWPKR
- a CDS encoding DUF3533 domain-containing protein, whose protein sequence is MTFADELKSAVTPRAALLVIGVLALQLLFITSYVGALHHPKPTDVPFGVVAPGPAAEQTKEQLARLPGDPLDPRVLKDEAAARKQIVDRKIDGALVVDPRGTNDTLLVASGGGKALANALETISTGVAGAEKRTVKTVDVAPASAQDFNGLSSFYLVVGWCVGGYLCASIMSISAGSRPATPQRAAIRLGAMALLSIAGGIGGAVIVGPILGALPGSVLALWGLGSLLTFAVGAITLALEALTGIVGIGLAVLLIVVAGNPSAGGAFPLPMLPPFWEAIGPALPPGAGTWVARSIAYFKGNATTGPLLVLSAWAVAGTAVTLATAKLRRRAESPSRGPRPAP